One part of the Peromyscus leucopus breed LL Stock chromosome 19, UCI_PerLeu_2.1, whole genome shotgun sequence genome encodes these proteins:
- the Ftmt gene encoding ferritin, mitochondrial, whose translation MLSYFCFFSKHTGPALMSLPRVLHRCTVPQCLASRYPLGPLPATGRCLVASVASSQDTPGPARVRQNFHPDSEAAINRQINMELYASYVYLSMAYYFSRDDVALYNFSKYFLRQSLEEREHAEKLMRLQNQRGGRICLQDIKKPDQDDWESGLRAMECALLLEKSVNQSLLDLHTLASEKGDPHLCDFLETHYLHEQVKSIKELGDHVHNLVTMGAPAAGLAEYLFDKHTLGNESKQ comes from the coding sequence ATGCTgtcctatttctgttttttttccaagCACACCGGCCCTGCACTGATGTCTCTGCCCCGTGTGCTACATAGATGCACTGTCCCACAGTGTTTGGCCTCCAGGTATCCTTTAGGTCCCCTACCAGCTACCGGTCGATGTCTGGTGGCCTCCGTGGCCTCCTCCCAGGACACCCCTGGCCCTGCCAGGGTGCGGCAAAACTTTCACCCAGACTCTGAGGCTGCCATCAACCGCCAAATCAACATGGAGCTTTACGCGTCCTACGTGTACCTGTCCATGGCCTACTACTTCTCCAGAGATGATGTGGCCTTGTACAACTTCTCCAAGTATTTCCTTCGCCAGTCCCTGGAGGAGAGGGAGCACGCGGAGAAGCTAATGAGGCTGCAGAACCAGCGTGGAGGCCGCATCTGCCTCCAGGATATCAAGAAGCCAGACCAGGATGATTGGGAGAGCGGGCTGCGGGCCATGGAGTGTGCTCTGCTCCTGGAAAAGAGTGTAAACCAGTCGCTGCTGGACTTGCATACTCTGGCCTCGGAAAAAGGAGATCCTCACTTGTGCGACTTTCTGGAAACCCACTACCTGCATGAGCAAGTGAAGTCTATCAAAGAATTAGGTGACCACGTGCACAACTTGGTCACCATGGGAGCTCCTGCTGCTGGCCTAGCGGAGTATCTTTTTGACAAGCACACCCTTGGAAATGAGAGTAAGCAGTAA